The Onthophagus taurus isolate NC chromosome 2, IU_Otau_3.0, whole genome shotgun sequence genome includes a window with the following:
- the LOC111427113 gene encoding dynein axonemal light chain 4 has translation MGDEAKEGEVKKVVHTYPLVRYCDMSEEAKQEIVELVVTACEKFADNNEAAAKMVKEQMDKKLGPPFNVVIGEGFGFEISYEAKNLLYMFFGGNLAVVIWKC, from the exons ATGGGAGATGAAGCGAAAGAAGGTGAAGTTAAAAAGGTCGTTCATACATACCCTTTAGTAAGG TATTGTGATATGTCCGAAGAAGCTAAACaagaaattgttgaattaGTTGTTACAGCATGTGAAAAATTTGCGGATAACAATGAA GCAGCAGCAAAAATGGTAAAAGAACAAATGGATAAAAAACTCGGTCCCCCTTTTAATGTGGTAATAGGAGAAGGATTCGGTTTTGAAATCAGTTATGaagctaaaaatttattgtacaTGTTTTTTGGAGGAAATTTAGCAGTGGTTATATGGAAatgttaa
- the LOC111427252 gene encoding ARF GTPase-activating protein Git isoform X2, whose protein sequence is MKNLEKFRLSCWQECPEDVNEPVVDRTTSKMAIGERMSSRAKSRPTNTDVCADCGANDPTWASVNRGILLCVECCCIHRNLGRHISQVKSLHQSTWNGNLLTMVQTLNNSGVNNMWEHTLLENGSKLNKKKPNPRDPLDTKAVFINEKHEQCLFVFRPNNEDGLLCVENELGKQLHASVRTNNLDTSFRLLIQGADPNFFHDEKGTTPLHVAAKKNQVLQAELLVVYGADPTYPDLHGKTPIDYAKQKGHKDLMIRLMEMQYEVTDKLSVYLCQRKPDHQNGVHFLIPNNGPKSDQIINNKLKKLPNRLFEELVADVYDEIDRREIEAIWLSSSDSVKLNATPFLPVDKTLSRTRNQSRQKLGKFLSPELRALVYDILVDTQRRIIASERGINLPKLREVSQLTDDDPLYDSVASDDDYAIVADNEDKNDIDGKNLIRKDDNDNMFCLKEEKVEVVELTKKLEMSDTKISTLQQEVVNLKAVIEKLNSENTELRTRLSHAETNSLHSFNGIDSGCSSLDGFLSESKFVNGQIPASPVDLRNRRQIRPLSMYETREGLKTPNWQNIKNQLKHNTENQMRTTTSLYNTNSYGNPILYCTEQITKAIQQLMQSAQDTNARDQCLTQSEKIKVAVLALVANIPVENKTEATRNLLDNVYRLQSACSNFVKANKTGDQQQSQLCFQGIREWAYEIAKETKQIVTKYNSG, encoded by the exons ATGAAAAATTTGGAGAAATTTCGTTTAAGCTGTTGGCAAGAATGCCCTGAAGATGTCAACGAACCGGTGGTAGACCGTACAACAAGTAAAATGGC AATTGGGGAAAGGATGAGCAGCAGGGCGAAGTCCCGACCTACAAATACGGACGTTTGTGCCGATTGTGGTGCTAACG ATCCCACTTGGGCTTCCGTTAATCGAGGTATATTATTATGCGTCGAATGTTGTTGTATTCACCGTAATCTTGGTAGACACATTTCTCAAGTGAAATCGTTACATCAAAGTACATGGAATGGAAATTTATTAACg atggtccaaactttaaataatagtGGAGTAAATAATATGTGGGAACATACTTTATTAGAAAATGGATCAAAACTGAACAAAAAGAAACCAAATCCAAGAGATCCTTTAGA tacgAAAGccgtttttattaatgaaaagcATGAACAATGTTTATTTGTATTCCGTCCTAATAATGAAGATGGTCTTTTATGCGTCGAAAATGAATTGGGTAAACAACTTCATGCTAGTGTTCGCACTAATAATTTGGATACATCATTCAGACTATTAATCCAAGGGGCTGacccaaatttttttcatgat GAAAAAGGAACCACACCTTTGCACGTAGCAGCTAAGAAAAATCAAGTTTTACAAGCAGAATTATTAGTCGTTTATGGAGCAGACCCTACATACCCCGATTTACATGGAAAAACCCCTATAGATTACgcaaa gCAAAAGGGTCATAAAGATTTAATGATTCGTTTAATGGAAATGCAATATGAAGTCACTGATAAATTGAGTGTTTATTTGTGCCAGCGGAAACCAGATCATCAAAATGGAGTTCATTTCCTTATTCCAAATAACGGACCAAAATCTGatcaaattattaacaataaacttaaaaaa ttaccAAATCGATTATTTGAAGAATTAGTTGCTGATGTTTACGACGAAATCGATCGGAGAGAAATCGAAGCGA tttggTTAAGTAGCTCAGATTCGGTTAAATTAAACGCAACGCCGTTTCTTCCTGTTGATAAAACATTATCGAGAACTCGAAATCAAAGCAGACAAAAATTAGGTAAATTTCTGTCCCCCGAATTAAGGGCTTTAGTTTACGATATTTTGGTTGACACGCAACGGCGAATAATTGCATCGGAACGAG GAATTAATTTACCGAAATTGAGAGAAGTTTCGCAATTAACTGATGATGATCCACTTTATGATTCAGTCGCATCAGATGATGATTACGCCATAGTTGCTGATAATGAAGac aaaaatgatattgatggaaaaaatttaataagaaaagacGATAACGACAATATGTTTTgcttaaaagaagaaaaagttgaAGTGGTTGAATTAACGAAGAAATTAGAAATGTCtgatacaaaaatttcaacTCTACAACAAGAAGTGGTGAATTTAAAGGCGGTTATTGAGAAATTAAATTCGGAAAATACTGAGTTAAGAACGCGATTATCGCACGCCGAAACGAATTCTTTACATAGTTTTAATGGAATTGATAGTGGGTGTAGTTCCTTGGACGGGTTTTTAAGTGAATCTAAATTCGTTAACGGTCAAATTCCAGCATCTCCCGTTGATTTAAGAAATAGGAGACAAATCCGTCCGTTAAGTATGTACGAAACTCGCGAAGGCTTAAAAACCCCAAATTGGcagaatataaaaaatcaattaaaacataaCACAGAAAATCAAATGCGGACAACAACGAGTTTATACAACACAAATTCATACGGAAATCCGATTTTATATTGTACAGAACAAATAACTAAAGCAATTCAACAATTGATGCAAAGTGCTCAAGATACAAATGCTCGAGATCAATGTTTAACGCAATCTGAGAAGATTAAAGTGGCTGTTTTAGCGTTAGTTGCAAATATTCCggttgaaaataaaactgaGGCAACTCGAAATTTATTGGATAATGTTTATCGTTTACAGAGTGCTtgttcaaattttgttaaagcTAATAAAACGGGGGATCAACAACAATCGCAGTTATGTTTTCAAGGGATTAGAGAATGGGCTTATGAAATAGCTAAAGAAACGAAACAGATTGTTACAAAATATAATAGTGGTTAA
- the LOC111427252 gene encoding ARF GTPase-activating protein GIT2 isoform X1, which yields MKNLEKFRLSCWQECPEDVNEPVVDRTTSKMAIGERMSSRAKSRPTNTDVCADCGANDPTWASVNRGILLCVECCCIHRNLGRHISQVKSLHQSTWNGNLLTMVQTLNNSGVNNMWEHTLLENGSKLNKKKPNPRDPLDTKAVFINEKHEQCLFVFRPNNEDGLLCVENELGKQLHASVRTNNLDTSFRLLIQGADPNFFHDEKGTTPLHVAAKKNQVLQAELLVVYGADPTYPDLHGKTPIDYAKQKGHKDLMIRLMEMQYEVTDKLSVYLCQRKPDHQNGVHFLIPNNGPKSDQIINNKLKKLPNRLFEELVADVYDEIDRREIEAIWLSSSDSVKLNATPFLPVDKTLSRTRNQSRQKLGKFLSPELRALVYDILVDTQRRIIASERVSLINKGINLPKLREVSQLTDDDPLYDSVASDDDYAIVADNEDKNDIDGKNLIRKDDNDNMFCLKEEKVEVVELTKKLEMSDTKISTLQQEVVNLKAVIEKLNSENTELRTRLSHAETNSLHSFNGIDSGCSSLDGFLSESKFVNGQIPASPVDLRNRRQIRPLSMYETREGLKTPNWQNIKNQLKHNTENQMRTTTSLYNTNSYGNPILYCTEQITKAIQQLMQSAQDTNARDQCLTQSEKIKVAVLALVANIPVENKTEATRNLLDNVYRLQSACSNFVKANKTGDQQQSQLCFQGIREWAYEIAKETKQIVTKYNSG from the exons ATGAAAAATTTGGAGAAATTTCGTTTAAGCTGTTGGCAAGAATGCCCTGAAGATGTCAACGAACCGGTGGTAGACCGTACAACAAGTAAAATGGC AATTGGGGAAAGGATGAGCAGCAGGGCGAAGTCCCGACCTACAAATACGGACGTTTGTGCCGATTGTGGTGCTAACG ATCCCACTTGGGCTTCCGTTAATCGAGGTATATTATTATGCGTCGAATGTTGTTGTATTCACCGTAATCTTGGTAGACACATTTCTCAAGTGAAATCGTTACATCAAAGTACATGGAATGGAAATTTATTAACg atggtccaaactttaaataatagtGGAGTAAATAATATGTGGGAACATACTTTATTAGAAAATGGATCAAAACTGAACAAAAAGAAACCAAATCCAAGAGATCCTTTAGA tacgAAAGccgtttttattaatgaaaagcATGAACAATGTTTATTTGTATTCCGTCCTAATAATGAAGATGGTCTTTTATGCGTCGAAAATGAATTGGGTAAACAACTTCATGCTAGTGTTCGCACTAATAATTTGGATACATCATTCAGACTATTAATCCAAGGGGCTGacccaaatttttttcatgat GAAAAAGGAACCACACCTTTGCACGTAGCAGCTAAGAAAAATCAAGTTTTACAAGCAGAATTATTAGTCGTTTATGGAGCAGACCCTACATACCCCGATTTACATGGAAAAACCCCTATAGATTACgcaaa gCAAAAGGGTCATAAAGATTTAATGATTCGTTTAATGGAAATGCAATATGAAGTCACTGATAAATTGAGTGTTTATTTGTGCCAGCGGAAACCAGATCATCAAAATGGAGTTCATTTCCTTATTCCAAATAACGGACCAAAATCTGatcaaattattaacaataaacttaaaaaa ttaccAAATCGATTATTTGAAGAATTAGTTGCTGATGTTTACGACGAAATCGATCGGAGAGAAATCGAAGCGA tttggTTAAGTAGCTCAGATTCGGTTAAATTAAACGCAACGCCGTTTCTTCCTGTTGATAAAACATTATCGAGAACTCGAAATCAAAGCAGACAAAAATTAGGTAAATTTCTGTCCCCCGAATTAAGGGCTTTAGTTTACGATATTTTGGTTGACACGCAACGGCGAATAATTGCATCGGAACGAG tTTCCTTAATTAACAAAGGAATTAATTTACCGAAATTGAGAGAAGTTTCGCAATTAACTGATGATGATCCACTTTATGATTCAGTCGCATCAGATGATGATTACGCCATAGTTGCTGATAATGAAGac aaaaatgatattgatggaaaaaatttaataagaaaagacGATAACGACAATATGTTTTgcttaaaagaagaaaaagttgaAGTGGTTGAATTAACGAAGAAATTAGAAATGTCtgatacaaaaatttcaacTCTACAACAAGAAGTGGTGAATTTAAAGGCGGTTATTGAGAAATTAAATTCGGAAAATACTGAGTTAAGAACGCGATTATCGCACGCCGAAACGAATTCTTTACATAGTTTTAATGGAATTGATAGTGGGTGTAGTTCCTTGGACGGGTTTTTAAGTGAATCTAAATTCGTTAACGGTCAAATTCCAGCATCTCCCGTTGATTTAAGAAATAGGAGACAAATCCGTCCGTTAAGTATGTACGAAACTCGCGAAGGCTTAAAAACCCCAAATTGGcagaatataaaaaatcaattaaaacataaCACAGAAAATCAAATGCGGACAACAACGAGTTTATACAACACAAATTCATACGGAAATCCGATTTTATATTGTACAGAACAAATAACTAAAGCAATTCAACAATTGATGCAAAGTGCTCAAGATACAAATGCTCGAGATCAATGTTTAACGCAATCTGAGAAGATTAAAGTGGCTGTTTTAGCGTTAGTTGCAAATATTCCggttgaaaataaaactgaGGCAACTCGAAATTTATTGGATAATGTTTATCGTTTACAGAGTGCTtgttcaaattttgttaaagcTAATAAAACGGGGGATCAACAACAATCGCAGTTATGTTTTCAAGGGATTAGAGAATGGGCTTATGAAATAGCTAAAGAAACGAAACAGATTGTTACAAAATATAATAGTGGTTAA